The Candidatus Eisenbacteria bacterium genome includes the window GACGACCCGGCCCTTCTCCAGATGCCGCACCGCGCGCCGGCGGATGTAGGGCTCGGCCAGCGAGCGCATCTCGATCGCGCTCAGCACGCGCGTGGTCAGACCGCGGTGCTCCAAAGCATCCTGGAGCGCGAGCGCGTTGATGACCGTGCCGAGCATCCCCATGCTGTCGGCGGTCGTGCGATCGAGCTCGTCCCCGGCCGCGGCGGTTCCGCGGATGATGTTTCCGCCGCCGATGACGACCCCGATCTCAACGCCCCCGACGCTGCCTTCGCGAAATTCGTCGGAGATCCGGCCCAACGCGACGGCATCGATCCCGTTGCCCGCGGTCCCTGCCAATACCTCGCCGCTCAGTTTGACGAGTACGCGCCGGCGCCCCGAGACCACGGCGGTCAGGCGTCCCCGATCCGGAATTTCGCGAAGCGGCGCAGGACGATGTTCTCGCCCAGCTTCGCGATCGCCTCGTCGATCAGGTCCTTCACCTTCCGGTCGGGGTCACGGATGTACGGCTGCTCGAGGAGGCAGATCTCCTCCAGAAACTTCTCGATCTTCCCGTCCACGATCTTCTGCAAGATGGCGTCGGGCTTGCCGGACGACCGCGCCTGCTCCATCAGAATCGCGCGCTCCCGCTCGAGCAGCGCCGGATCCACGCCCGAGCGATCCACCGCCTGGGCGTTTGTCGCGGCGACCTGCATGGCCAGATGGCGCACGAGAGTCCGGAAATCGTCGGTCCGCGCCACGAAGTCGGTCTCGCAGTCGACCTCGATCAGAACCCCGACCTGATCCCCGGGGTGGATGTAGGCGTGGACGATTCCCTCGCGGGCCGCGCGTCCCGATTTCGACGAAGCTCGCGCCATCCCGCTCTTTCGAAGAACGTCGATCGCGGACTCGATGTCGCCCTTGGCCTCCGCCAGGGCCTTCTTGCACTCCATCATCCCCGCGCCGGTCCGGTCGCGCAGCTCCTTGACGAGCGAGGCGGTGATCGTCATTCGTTACTCCTTCCTTCTGTTTTGATTCTTTTTCGGGTGGGTTCGGTCAGGCGCTCGCGACCGCGTTCGCTTCCGGCGGCGCGGCGGCTCCCGCCGCGGCCGCTTCGGCCGCCAGGTCCGCACCCTCCTGTGCTTCCTGCCGCGAGGTGAGGAGCGTATCGCTGACGAAACGAGCGAAAACGCGGATCGCGCGAATGGCGTCGTCGTTCCCCGGCAGCGGGAAGTCGATGACGTCGGGATCGCAGTTCGTATCGACGACCCCGATGACCGGAATCGCGAGGCGGTTCGCCTCGGCCACGGCGATTCGCTCCTTCTTGGTGTCGATCACGAAGACGGCGGCCGGGAGCGCCGCCATCTCCTTGATGCCCGTGAAGATCTTCTCGAGACGCGTCCGCTCCTTGCCGATCTGGGCCTGCTCCTTCTTCGAGAGCTTCTCCAGCGTCCCGTCGGCGTCCATCTTCTCGATTTCCTTGAAGCGGCGGATGTTCGACTTGATGGTCTTGAAGTTGGTGAGCATCCCGCCGAGCCACCGCTCGTTCACGTACGGCATGCCGCAGCGAGTCGATTCCTCCATGATGGAATCCTTCGCCTGCCTCTTCGTTCCAACGAAGAGGACGGTGCCGTTCCGCTTCGCGATGCCCTCGAGGAGAATGCGCGCGTCGTGGAGCGCTTTGAGCGTCTTCTGCAGATCGATGATGTAGATCCCGTTCCGCTCGATGAAGATGAACTTCTTCATCTTGGGGTTCCAGCGGCGGGTCTGGTGCCCGAAGTGGACTCCCGCTTCGAGCAGCTCCTTCATGCCGATGTCAGCCAATCGTAGATCCTCCGGTCTTGTGCCTCCGCCCCATCGTTCCGCGCGGCCCCCTCTCGGGAGACCTGCCGCGCCGGCCCGGGGCGTGTGAAGTAGCGGCCCCGGCTTTCGGGACCGCCTGACGACCTGTTACCGCTTCGAGAACTGGAAGCGCTTGCGGGCTCCCGCCTGTCCGTACTTCTTCCGC containing:
- a CDS encoding UMP kinase, which encodes MVSGRRRVLVKLSGEVLAGTAGNGIDAVALGRISDEFREGSVGGVEIGVVIGGGNIIRGTAAAGDELDRTTADSMGMLGTVINALALQDALEHRGLTTRVLSAIEMRSLAEPYIRRRAVRHLEKGRVVILAAGTGHPYFTTDTAAVLRAVEIGASVLLKATKVDGVFTDDPRRNPAATRFEVLRYREAIERRLNVMDQTAFTMGMENRLPIIVFNVTVPGNLARVLRGETVGTRVAVEV
- the rpsB gene encoding 30S ribosomal protein S2 is translated as MADIGMKELLEAGVHFGHQTRRWNPKMKKFIFIERNGIYIIDLQKTLKALHDARILLEGIAKRNGTVLFVGTKRQAKDSIMEESTRCGMPYVNERWLGGMLTNFKTIKSNIRRFKEIEKMDADGTLEKLSKKEQAQIGKERTRLEKIFTGIKEMAALPAAVFVIDTKKERIAVAEANRLAIPVIGVVDTNCDPDVIDFPLPGNDDAIRAIRVFARFVSDTLLTSRQEAQEGADLAAEAAAAGAAAPPEANAVASA
- the tsf gene encoding translation elongation factor Ts, coding for MTITASLVKELRDRTGAGMMECKKALAEAKGDIESAIDVLRKSGMARASSKSGRAAREGIVHAYIHPGDQVGVLIEVDCETDFVARTDDFRTLVRHLAMQVAATNAQAVDRSGVDPALLERERAILMEQARSSGKPDAILQKIVDGKIEKFLEEICLLEQPYIRDPDRKVKDLIDEAIAKLGENIVLRRFAKFRIGDA